In Erigeron canadensis isolate Cc75 chromosome 1, C_canadensis_v1, whole genome shotgun sequence, a single window of DNA contains:
- the LOC122584918 gene encoding clumping factor A, with amino-acid sequence MNKKKSGGGDGVGKKSATEASIDEVEELLKLTQDDLLLKLTVNSHLTSKPNSNSNSIPDLSSSSSSSSNIDTDLDRRFQALRSKKPEPQNVDDLFTRFAALKGGANATPAVDSNYGIGDDDEEEEDEVQKIINWAVDAARLDPSPSSDIDDNDDSEIDSDSDSDSDDEQEVVRKVDCKKKGLRKDAVVSKVDSKNKGSKK; translated from the coding sequence ATGAATAAGAAGAAGAGCGGCGGCGGCGATGGTGTCGGAAAGAAATCGGCAACGGAAGCCAGTATTGATGAAGTCGAAGAGCTTTTAAAACTGACCCAAGACGACCTTCTTCTCAAACTCACTGTCAATTCTCATCTCACTTCCAAacccaattccaattccaattccatacccgatttatcatcatcatcgtcatcatcatcaaatatcGACACAGATCTTGACCGTCGATTTCAAGCACTAAGATCGAAAAAGCCGGAACCCCAAAATGTTGATGATCTGTTTACTCGATTTGCTGCTCTGAAAGGCGGTGCTAATGCAACGCCTGCTGTTGATTCTAATTATGgaattggtgatgatgatgaagaagaagaagatgaggtTCAGAAGATTATTAATTGGGCTGTTGATGCTGCCAGACTTGACCCTTCTCCTTCTTCCGATATCGATGACAACGATGATAGCGAAATAGATTCGGATTccgattctgattctgatgatgaacaAGAAGTTGTGAGGAAAGTTGATTGTAAAAAGAAAGGGTTAAGAAAAGATGCTGTTGTTAGTAAAGTTGACAGTAAAAACAAAGGATCAAAAAAGTGA
- the LOC122605305 gene encoding 50S ribosomal protein L19-2, chloroplastic-like, which produces MASIVLPQGLYMINTTTNVAKLQSQKLRASCSSAFVSSFNSNRSPLVSRRCRFDSSGFRNRECFVVRAEADDDTAAEGEAAAADNVEAVSEEAEQTVVAVVEDKPPKKPIVKLGDIMGILNKQAIEASDTSRPIPDLRTGDIVEIKLEVPENRRRLSIYKGIVISKQNAGIHTTIRIRRIIAGVGVEIVFPIYSPNIKEIKVVKHRKVRRARLYYLRDKLPRLSTFK; this is translated from the exons ATGGCTTCAATTGTTCTCCCTCAG GGACTGTATATGATAAATACTACAACAAATGTAGCAAAATTGCAATCTCAAAAACTTAGGGCTTCTTGTTCTTCTGCATTTGTATCATCATTCAACAGCAACAGAAGTCCATTAGTTTCAAGACGGTGTCGTTTTGATTCATCTGGATTTCGTAATCGTGAATGTTTTGTGGTCAGAGCTGAAGCTGATGATGATACTGCAGCAGAAGGAGAAGCTGCTGCTGCAGATAATGTTGAAGCTGTGAGTGAAGAAGCGGAACAAACTGTGGTGGCTGTTGTTGAAGATAAGCCGCCTAAAAAGCCAATTGTTAAACTTGGTGATATTATGGGG ATACTGAACAAGCAAGCAATTGAAGCTTCAGATACTTCAAGGCCAATACCAGACCTTAGAACGGGAGATATTGTTGAAATCAAATTG GAAGTGCCAGAGAACAGACGTAGGCTGTCTATTTACAAGGGTATTGTAATCTCAAAGCAAAATGCTGGTATTCACACTACAATTCGTATTAGAAGGATCATTGCTGGAGTTGGTGTTGAAATTGTGTTCCCTAT ATACTCTCCAAACATCAAGGAGATAAAAGTGGTGAAGCACCGGAAAGTCAGAAGAGCCAGGTTGTACTACTTGCGAGACAAGCTCCCCAGGCTCTCTACTTTTAAATGA
- the LOC122585527 gene encoding putative glycerol-3-phosphate transporter 4: MSRMRGIPPGILLIRNIRGKDWNLKTYRYLILFITFIAYTAYHASRKPSSIVKSVLDPHPINDQSVNNVLHNYRPWPLGDVFVKSSQSIMNDTGRSDLEVNEQDNDGWAPFNGKYGTSKLGEIDVAFLAVYSLGMYVAGHLGDTLDLRLFLTTGMIGSGIFVGLFGMGYFWDVHRFWYFLGMQMAAGLFQATGWPSVVAVIGNWFGKRRRGLIMGIWNAHTSVGNISGSLLAASVLDYGWGWSFILPGAFIVVAGIFVYLFLAAYPEDVGFPYPSDSSPNARGAIIDDSLWEEGTSNDEEAPVPRYSSVNRKGVGFVGACFIPGVIPFALCLFFSKLVAYTFLFWLPFYLSQTDIGGERMSVKSAGNLSTLFDVGGIVGGILAGYISDKLKARATTAASFMYAAIPSMLLYRSYGNISKTMNIILMIIAGLFVNGPYALITTAVSADLGTHSSLKGDSRALATVTAIIDGTGSIGAALGPLLTGFLSTKGWDSVFAMLMIGACIAGLLLSRLVCSELTDRTTSISPRGRNNAEAPLSQSLLRDGRR, encoded by the exons ATGAGTAGAATGAGAGGAATACCCCCAGGaatattattaataagaaaCATTAGAGGTAAAGATTGGAATTTAAAAACATACAGATATTTAATCctatttattacttttattgCTTATACTGCTTATCATGCCTCTAGAAAACCTAGTAGCATTGTTAAAAGTGTGTTGGATCCACATCCCATTAATGACCAATCTGTTAATAATGTTCTTCATAATTATCGTCCTTGGCCTTTAGGAGATGTTTTTGTTAAATCATCCCAGTCGATAATGAATGATACCGGTCGTTCTGATTTAGAGGTCAACGAGCAGGATAACGATGGGTGGGCGCCGTTTAATGGTAAATACGGGACGTCTAAGTTAGGAGAGATTGATGTTGCGTTTCTTGCGGTTTATTCGTTAGGAATGTATGTTGCTGGACATTTAGGCGATACTTTGGATTTAAGGTTGTTTTTGACTACTGGGATGATTGGTAGTGGGATATTTGTTGGGTTATTTGGGATGGGGTATTTTTGGGACGTTCATCGTTTTTGGTACTTTTTAGGTATGCAAATGGCGGCCGGGTTGTTTCAAGCGACAGGGTGGCCGTCTGTCGTTGCAGTGATTGGGAATTGGTTTGGGAAAAGACGGAGAGGGTTGATTATGGGGATATGGAATGCTCATACGTCCGTTGGGAATATTAGTGGTTCTTTGCTTGCGGCTAGTGTTTTGGATTATGGTTGGGGGTGGTCGTTTATACTTCCCGGTGCGTTTATTGTTGTTGCTGggatttttgtttatttgttcttggctgcttatcctgaagatgttgggtttccgtatCCAAGTGATTCGTCTCCTAATGCTAGAGGTGCGATTATTGATGATAGTTTGTGGGAAGAAGGTACGTCTAATGATGAAGAAGCTCCCGTGCCTAGATATTCTTCAGTGAATCGAAAAGGAGTTGGGTTTGTTGGTGCTTGTTTTATACCTGGGGTGATTCCGTTTGCATTATGTCTTTTCTTCTCGAAACTTGTGGCTTACACGTTTCTGTTTTGGTTGCCATTTTATCTAAGCCAAACAG ACATTGGTGGAGAGCGTATGTCTGTAAAATCTGCAGGAAACCTCTCAACTTTATTTGATGTAGGGGGGATTGTGGGTGGAATTTTAGCCGGATATATATCTGATAAACTTAAAGCTCGAGCTACCACCGCAGCCAGCTTTATGTATGCAGCTATTCCATCAATGCTTCTATACCGTTCATATGGGAATATCTCAAAAACCATGAACATCATACTTATGATCATTGCTGGCCTATTTGTAAATGGCCCTTATGCACTTATAACAACAGCTGTCTCTGCTGATCTTGGCACGCATAGTTCCCTAAAAGGAGATTCTCGAGCCTTGGCTACAGTGACAGCTATTATCGATGGTACGGGCTCCATTGGGGCTGCTTTGGGCCCGCTTTTGACTGGTTTTCTTTCAACAAAAGGGTGGGATTCTGTTTTTGCAATGTTGATGATCGGCGCTTGTATTGCGGGTCTGCTATTAAGTCGCTTGGTTTGTTCTGAACTCACAGATAGAACCACTTCCATTAGCCCCCGTGGACGGAATAATGCCGAAG CTCCTTTATCTCAATCACTTTTACGTGACGGGAGGAGGTAA
- the LOC122585014 gene encoding bax inhibitor 1-like → MDSFHNNTRPSQSTSRNGSFKDFLLISPVVQIHLKKVYLSLCFSLLASAVGAYLHIIWNGGGLLTTLATLGCMCWLLAIPTHEEKKRVSLLMLSALFQGASVGPFIKLATDFNPSILVCVFVGSAIAFACFSGAAMLASREYLCLGRLLSSCVSVLLWVHFASSILEGSLAFKFQLYFGLVVFVGYMMFDTLDIIKKAHLGDLDYVSHALMLSTDFIAVFVRILIIMTRNSDDRAKWRNTRD, encoded by the exons ATGGATTCTTTCCATAACAATACACGACCATCACAATCCACTTCTCGTAATGGATCTTTCAAAGATTTTCTTCTTATATCTCCAGTTGTTCAAATCCATCTCAAAAAG GTTTATCTGTCATTGTGTTTTTCTCTTCTAGCATCTGCAGTTGGAGCTTATCTTCATATCATTTGGAACGGTGGTGGTTTGCTGACTACTTTGGCAACCTTGGGATGCATGTGCTGGCTACTTGCAATTCCTACCCATGAAGAG AAAAAGAGAGTTTCTCTGTTGATGCTATCTGCCCTTTTCCAAGGGGCTTCCGTTGGTCCTTTTATCAAACTGGCCACTGATTTTAACCCCAG CATTCTTGTATGTGTATTTGTGGGATCCGCGATTGCATTTGCTTGTTTCTCAGGAGCAGCCATGCTAGCAAGTAGAGAGTACCTTTGTCTGGGAAGGCTTCTGTCCTCTTGTGTCTCCGTCCTTTTATGGGTACATTTTGCTTCATCTATCCTCGAAGGTTCCTTAGCCTTCAAGTTTCAG TTATACTTTGGCCTTGTGGTTTTTGTTGGGTACATGATGTTTGATACGCTAGATATCATAAAGAAGGCTCACCTTGGAGATTTGGACTATGTCAGTCATGCACTCATGCTTTCCACTGACTTTATTGCAGTCTTTGTCCGCATCCTTATCATTATG